In Cinclus cinclus chromosome 1, bCinCin1.1, whole genome shotgun sequence, the sequence tgggacaaactgggataaacTAGAAGggactgggacacactgggacagaGTGGGGcaaactgggatggactgggaagaattaggagggactgggatgaactgggagggactgggaaacACTGGGGTGaactgggatagactgggacacactggggtaaactgggagggactgggatacACTGGGATAATCTGGGATGGACTGGTCTGAACTGGGAACAGCTCCCAGTTTGACCCAGTAAcaatgagaagaaaacagaattcatCCCAAATTTCGCTGATTTTCGGGATCGCGCTCATCCCGTTTATTATCCCGAATTTCCGGTGGTTCCAGTTTGGACTGGTCCAAACTGGTCTGAACTGGCCTGAACTGGTTTGAAATAGTCTGAACTGGTCTGAACTGGGAACAGCTCCCAGATTGACCCATTAACAATGAGGAAGAAGCAGAATTCATCCcaaattttgctgatttttgggATCGCGCTCATCCCGTCCATTATCCCGAATTTCCTGTGGCTCCAGTTTGGACCGGTCTGGACTGGTCTGCACTGGTTTGAACTGGTCAGAActgggaatggctcccagtTGGATCCAGTGAATCCCAGTTGGATCCGAAAAATCTGGGATTTGTGACTCTTCCTTGGGAACTGGTCTGGACTGGTCCAAACTGGCCTGAACTGGTTTGAAATAGTCCAAACTGGTCTGAACTGGGAACGGCTCCCAGTTTGACCCAGTAACAACGAGAAAAGAATGGAATTCATCCCAAATTTCGCTGATTTTTGGGATCGCGCTCATCCCGTCCATTATCCCGAATTTCCTGTGGGTCCAGTTTGGACCGGTCTGGACTGGTCCGAACTGGCCTGAACTGGTCTGAACTGGTCCGAACTGGTCTGAACTGGGAACGGCTCCCAGTTTGACCCAGTAAcaatgagaagaaaacagaattcatCCCAAATTTCGCTGATTTTCGGGATCGCGCTCATCCCGTTTATTATCCCGAATTTCCGGTGGTTCCAGTTTGGACTGGTCCAAACTGGTCTGAACTGGCCTGAACTGGTTTGAAATAGTCTGAACTGGTCTGAACTGGGAACAGCTCCCAGATTGACCCATTAACAATGAGGAAGAAGCAGAATTCATCCcaaattttgctgatttttgggATCGCGCTCATCCCGTCCATTATCCCGAATTTCCTGTGGCTCCAGTTTGGACCGGTCTGGACTGGTCTGCACTGGTTTGAACTGGTCAGAActgggaatggctcccagtTGGATCCAGTCAATCCCAGTTGGATCTGAAAAATCTGGGATTTGTGACTCTTCCTTGGGAACTGGTCTGGACTGGTCCAAACTGGCCTGAACTGGTTTGAAATAGTCCGAACTGGTCTGAACTGGGAACAGCTCCCAGTTTGACCCAGTAACAACGAGAAAAGAATGGAGTTCATCCCAAATTTCGCTGAGTTTTGGGATCGCGCTCATCCCGTTTATTATCCCGAATTTCCTGTGGCTCCAGTTTGGACCGGTCTGGACTGGTCCGAACTGGCCTGAACTGGTCTGAACTGATCCGAACTGGTCTGAACTGGGAACGGCTCCCAGTTTGACCCAGTAACAACGAGAAAAGAATGGAGTTCATCCCAAATTTCGCTGATTTTTGGGATCACGCTCATCCCGTTTATTATCCCGAATTTCCTGGGGGCCAGTTTGGACTGGTCCGAACTGGTCTGGACTGGTCTGAActgggaatggctcccagtTGGATCCAGTCAATCCCAGTTGGATCTGAAAAATCTGGGATTTGTGACTCTTCCTTGGGAACTGGTCTGGACTGGTCCGAACTGGCCTgaactggtttggactggtcCGAACTGGGAACGGCTCCCAGTTTGACCCAGTAACAACGAGAAAAGAATGGAATTCATCCCAAATTTCGCTGATTTTTGGAATCGTGCTCATCCCGTTTATTATCCCGCATTTCCTGTGGGTCCAGTTTGGACTGGTCCGAACTGGCCTGAAGTGGTCTGAACTGGTCCGAACTGGTCTGAACTGGGAACGGCTCCCAGTTTGACCCAGTAACAACGAGAAAAGAATGGAGTTCATCCCAAATTTCGCTGAGTTTTGGGGATCGCGCTCATCCCGTTTATTATCCCGAATTTCCTGTGGGTCCAGTTTGGACCGGTCTGGACTGGTCTGCACTGGTTTGAACTGGTCTGAActgggaatggctcccagtTGGATCCAGTCAATTCCAGTTGGATCTGAAAAATCTGGGATTTGTGACTCTTCCTTGGGAACTGGTCTGGACTGGTCCAAACTGGTTTGAACTGGACTGGACTGGTCTGAACTGGGAACGGCTCCCAGTTTGACCCATTAACAATGAGGAAGAAGCAGAATTCATCCcaaattttgctgatttttgggATCGCGCTCATCCCGTCCATTATCCCGAATTTCCTGTGGCTCCAGTTTGGACCGGTCTGGACTGGTCTACACTGGTTTGAACTGGTCTGAActgggaatggctcccagtTGGATCCAGTGAATCCCAGTTGGATCCGAAAAATCTGGGATTTGTGACTCTTCCTTGGGAACTGGTCTGGACTGGTCCAAACTGGTTTGAACTGGACTGGACTGGTCTGAACTGGTCTGGACTGGGAACGGCTCCCAGTTTGACCCAGTAACAACGAGAAAAGAATGGAATTCATCCCAAATTTCGCTGAGTTTTGGGATCGCGCTCATCCCGCTTATTATCCCGAATTTCCTGTGGGTCCAGTTTGGACCGGTCTGGACTGGTCCGAACTGGCCTGAACTGGGAACGGCTCCCAGTTTGACCCAGTAACAACGAGAAAAGAATGGAGTTCATCCCAAATTTCGCTGAGTTTTGGGATCGCGCTCATCCCGTTTATTATCCCGAATTTCCTGTGGCTCCAGTTTGGACCGGTCTGGACTGGTCCGAACTGGTCTGAACTGGTCCGAACTGGTCTGAACTGGGAACGGCTCCCAGTTTGACCCAGTAACAACGAGAAAAGAATGGAGTTCATCCCAAATTTCGCTGAGTTTTGGGATCGCGCTCATCCCGTTTATGATCCCGAATTTCTGGCTGCTCCGGTTTGGACCGGTCCGGACTGGTCCGGACTGGTCTGGACTGGTTTCAGGCGTGCAGGAAGCGGTTGAAGGCGTTGTAGGCGGACTCGAGGTCGAAGAGCATCTGCCGAACTTGGGAATCGTCGAGCTCATCCGAGGCCGACATCGCGCTCAGGGTTTGGAGCCTGAGGAATTCCCACGgggaaaattcccagaaaattccccaaaaaatttccCCAAGtgtaaaaagaaggaaaaaaaaaaatccagaaatttaaaaaaaaaaaaaaaacaaaatcaattcaaattaaagaaagaaataaattaagggAATTTACACCCAAAATTTCACTCCTGGAAAGTCAAATTCTCCATCCCGGATTTCCGGTAAttcaatcccaaatttccccttattcccaaaaaattcccccagaattccacaattccattcccaaaaattaaagaaaaaaaaaaattaatctcccGACTTCGCCATTtccattcccaaaaattcccaaaaattccagttccattcccaaaaataaaaaaaaaaaaataattccccaaaattccccaaatccattcccaaaaattcctcaaaaaattccaatgttccccattcctggaattcccaaatccccaaaatttcactcccaaatccccattcccaacaattcccaaaaaatccccccaaaaattcaaATTCAGTTCCCAAGatccccaaaataccccaattccatccctaaaaattcccaaaattcaaattccattcccaaaatccccattccCAAAAGTTCCCAAACTTCGCCAATTATGTTCCTAAAacttccccaaaaattccccaaaaaattctaattcccttcccaaaatattcccaaaaatttccaaaaaaatcctctcaaTCCCATCCCCAAAAATTGCCCAGAAAATTCAAATTCCCTTcccaaaaaatgcccaaatttcccaaattcccttcccaaaaattcccaaaatttccccactCCATtcctaaaaattcccaaaattcaaattccattcccaaaaattccccaaaaaatcccctcaaTCCCATtcacaaaaatcccccaaaaatttaaattcccttcccaaaaaattccccaaaaaattcccagaatttcccCTCAATCctattcccaaaaatcccccccagaaTTCAAATTCCattccaaaaaattccccaaaaaattccccaattccattcctaaaaattcccaaaaaatccgcAAAAAATTCCCCTCCATCCCAtgcccaaaaatccccccagaatttaaattcccttcccaaaaaattcccaaaaaattcccacaaTGCAAAATTTCCCTCCCAAATGCCCAAATTTCGCTGCCAGTgttcccagaattcccggatttcccccagaattcccggatttctcccagaattcccggattTCTCCCGTAATTCCTGGATTTCCTCCGGAATTCCCGGATTTCTCCCAGNNNNNNNNNNNNNNNNNNNNNNNNNNNNNNNNNNNNNNNNNNNNNNNNNNNNNNNNNNNNNNNNNNNNNNNNNNNNNNNNNNNNNNNNNNNNNNNNNNNNNNNNNNNNNNNNNNNNNNNNNNNNNNNNNNNNNNNNNNNNNNNNNNNNNNNNNNNNNNNNNNNNNNNNNNNNNNNNNNNNNNNNNNNNNNNNNNNNNNNNaaaaaaccacaaaaaatccccgtaaaaatctcaaaaaccccaccaaaaaatccccaaaaaatcccaaacaaacccacaacaaattcctaaaaaatccccaaaaatttaagaaaaatccccaaaaaaatcccccaaaaaatccacccaaaaaccccaaaaacctcaccaaaaaaatccccaaaaaatccccagaagaaccagaaaaaaattcctaaaaaatccccaaaaatcccaaaacctccctcaaaaaaatcccccaaaaaatctccaaaaaaatccccaaaaaaaatctccaaaaatcctaaaaaaatcccaaaaaaatcccaaaaaatccccctaagaatcccaaaaaccccaccaaaaaatccataaaaaacaccaaaaaaacccacaaaaaattcctaaaaaatcctcaaagatctccaaaaaatccccaaaaaaatccccaaaaatccccaaaaaatcccctaaaaaatctcaaaaatttcccaaaaaaatccccaaaaaatccccctaaaaatcccaaacccccccccaaaaaacccacaaaaaaatcctaaaaaatccccaaaaatcccaaaaacccctcaaaaaaatacccccaaaaaaatccctaaaatccccaaaaacccccaaaaaaaccccaaacccccccccaaaaaaaaaacccacctgaaaaatcctcaaaaaaaaccccgaaaattcaccaaaaaaccccaaaaatcccaaaaaccccaccaaaaaaatccaccaaaaacacaaaaaaatccccaaaaaatccccaaaaaatccccctaagaatcccaaaaccccctcaaaaaaatcccaaaaaaacccaccaaaaaatcctaaaaaatcccaaaaatcccaaaaaccccccaaaaaaatcccccaaaaaaatcccctaaaatccccaaaaactcccaaaaaaaaccccaaacccccccccaaaaaaaaaaaaaaacccacctgaaaaatcctcaaaaaaacccgaaaattcaccaaaaaaaccccaaaaaatcgcaaaaaaactcccaaaaaccctaaaaaaaagcCGAAAAAAATTCcgaaaaattcctaaaaaaatccccccctccccccaccattcccaaatattcccggaattcccgggaGGGCCGTACGGAGACGATGTCGGCGATGCAGCGATTCAGGTTCCCTTTGTCGTCCTTGATGGTGATTGGTCGATCCTCGCGGATCCTCTCCATGGCCAGGGGGCAATCCAGctgaaaattcccaaaatttcccaaaatttcccattccctccccccccccatcccccccacGAAGCTTCCGGTCCGAAATTCCAGGGATTCGcggaaaaaaataaaaaataaaaaaaaaaaaaaaaaaaaaagaaaatcccggaaaaaaaaaaaaaaatcgcccccccaaaaaaattcacGGTTTGTTGAAATTCCCGTAAAAAATCGGGAAGAAAAGATTTGCCCCAGGATTCAacaaaattcccagaattcctggaaaaattcccgttaaaatctcccaaaattcccaatttcaggCCCGGAAATGcccagaattcctggaaaaattcccgttaaaaatctcccaaaattcccaatttcaggcccggaaattcccagaattcctggaaaaattcccgttaaaatctcccaaaattcccaatttcaggCCCGGAAATGcccagaattcctggaaaaattcccgttaaaatctcccaaaattcccaatttcaggccaggaaattcccagaattcctggaaaaattcccattaaagatctcccaaaattcccaatttcaggcccggaaattcccaaaattcctggaaaaattccggttaaaatctcccaaaattcccaatttcaggCCCGGAAATGcccagaattcctggaaaaattcccgttcaaatctcccaaaattcccaatttcaggCCCGGAAATGcccagaattcctggaaaaattcccgttaaaatctcccaaaattcccaatttcaggcccggaaattcccagaattcctggaaaaattcccattaaaatctcccaaaattcccaatttcaggcccggaaattcccagaattccttgAAAAATTCCCcttaaaatctcc encodes:
- the VPS28 gene encoding vacuolar protein sorting-associated protein 28 homolog, whose protein sequence is MFHGIAGPAGMGAPGNKPELYEEVKLYKNAREREKYDNMAELFAVVKTLQALEKAYIKDCVSPNEYTAACSRLLVQFKAALKQVQGAEIASIDEFCRKFRLDCPLAMERIREDRPITIKDDKGNLNRCIADIVSVRPSREFREYLSGFFFFLLFTLGEIFWGIFWEFSPWEFLRLQTLSAMSASDELDDSQVRQMLFDLESAYNAFNRFLHA